One Sodalinema gerasimenkoae IPPAS B-353 DNA segment encodes these proteins:
- a CDS encoding glycerophosphodiester phosphodiesterase — protein MISTKLEQIAHRGFSAIAPENTRVAFAKARLAGADSLEFDLRLTQDGVPVVIHDETLDRTTGEPGRVREVPWQQMQTLDAGSWFHETFEGERIPSLEQALEEVAQFPQFAYLDIKSHPSWTSDRLDRVLEIIQSHQLGDRCFLCSFDTDLLAAFREKSPHVRLGYHTLTAQDILQRLPKAAEVGGVLLSLYKPLLEDPGLIEQARSQSVDLVAWTVDDPSLSQQLQRQGIRRIISNQIIQNP, from the coding sequence ATGATATCCACCAAGCTCGAACAAATTGCCCATCGGGGCTTCAGTGCGATCGCCCCAGAAAACACCCGAGTTGCCTTTGCAAAGGCACGACTGGCGGGGGCCGATTCGTTGGAATTTGACCTAAGACTGACTCAGGATGGGGTTCCCGTCGTCATTCACGACGAAACCCTCGATCGCACTACCGGAGAGCCAGGGCGCGTCCGCGAGGTTCCTTGGCAGCAGATGCAAACCCTCGACGCGGGAAGCTGGTTTCACGAGACATTTGAGGGGGAACGCATCCCCAGTTTAGAGCAAGCCTTGGAGGAGGTGGCTCAATTTCCTCAATTTGCCTATCTTGATATTAAGTCACATCCGAGTTGGACGAGCGATCGCCTCGATCGCGTCCTGGAGATTATCCAATCGCACCAGTTGGGCGATCGTTGTTTTCTCTGTTCCTTTGATACCGACCTCCTCGCCGCCTTTCGGGAGAAATCCCCCCACGTCCGCCTGGGATATCACACCCTCACCGCCCAAGATATTCTGCAACGTCTCCCGAAGGCGGCTGAGGTGGGCGGGGTCTTATTGAGCCTATATAAACCCCTGCTGGAAGACCCTGGGTTAATCGAACAGGCGCGATCGCAATCCGTGGATCTCGTCGCCTGGACTGTGGACGACCCCAGCCTCTCCCAGCAACTACAACGGCAGGGAATTCGACGCATCATCAGCAATCAAATCATTCAAAATCCCTGA
- a CDS encoding SRPBCC family protein: MEDNTRVKVGRLLAGEPLVAGLMTLSLTLLPSLMPGAIALESFPAAGRNALEFSEVGPEVGPEIELTRNEDASYTIIVDLEASAEDIWSVIADYGSFNQFLPNIVSSEILEVEGNRHVVEQVSEQQVLFFQVRSRLRTENLETQNQRIDFRLLEGDLNQLEGYWVIEATENPQVHRLRQTVTATPPPGTPDAVFHTIFRQSLTDNLAAIRDEIQRRQLDGEAHLTVNP; this comes from the coding sequence ATGGAAGACAATACTCGGGTTAAGGTTGGCCGTCTCCTGGCGGGTGAACCGCTAGTAGCTGGACTGATGACCCTTTCCCTAACACTCCTGCCCAGTTTAATGCCTGGGGCGATCGCCCTGGAGTCATTCCCTGCTGCGGGCCGCAATGCATTAGAGTTCTCAGAGGTTGGGCCAGAGGTCGGGCCAGAAATTGAACTCACCCGCAACGAAGATGCCAGTTACACGATCATTGTTGACCTAGAGGCATCGGCTGAGGATATCTGGTCAGTCATTGCCGATTATGGGAGTTTCAACCAGTTTTTGCCCAATATCGTCTCCAGCGAAATTCTGGAAGTCGAGGGTAACCGTCATGTCGTCGAACAAGTCAGCGAGCAACAGGTCTTGTTCTTCCAGGTTAGATCGCGCCTGCGCACTGAAAACCTAGAAACCCAAAATCAACGCATCGATTTCCGTCTCCTAGAAGGTGATCTCAACCAACTGGAGGGCTACTGGGTGATTGAAGCCACCGAGAATCCGCAGGTTCACCGTCTTCGGCAAACCGTCACCGCCACCCCTCCCCCAGGAACCCCCGATGCCGTTTTCCATACTATCTTTCGTCAATCCCTCACGGATAACCTCGCGGCCATCCGTGACGAAATCCAGCGGCGACAACTTGACGGTGAGGCCCATCTGACCGTCAACCCTTAA
- a CDS encoding pentapeptide repeat-containing protein, which yields MYNAKFARNLSFPWAIAPALALIWSFGTVTPVLAQNGQDLQRLLSTQDCPDCDLRNAGLVHSRLAGANLRGANLVRANLSQSDLMGADFSGANLTGVSFVGANLTGANLQGANLTGADLRGAYLTGAQLDGATLTNANLRGAYDVPSTVVSVDELLRWGNDEAQQGNYQGAVSFYTDAIVVDNEFPLAYLGRAAAYNRMGETERAVADAERAAEIYFVAGNQEGYETAKFFASAIVAEEEAFQEARERQRRGDLGGNILNVITGIGSLLLQGVLPF from the coding sequence ATGTACAACGCAAAATTTGCCCGAAATCTCTCGTTTCCTTGGGCGATCGCCCCGGCGCTGGCGCTAATCTGGAGTTTCGGCACGGTAACCCCAGTCCTTGCCCAAAATGGACAGGATTTGCAACGACTCCTGTCCACTCAGGACTGTCCTGACTGTGATCTACGCAATGCGGGATTAGTTCATTCCCGTTTGGCGGGAGCGAATCTACGAGGGGCGAATTTGGTGCGAGCCAATCTCAGTCAGAGTGATTTAATGGGCGCCGATTTCTCGGGGGCTAACCTGACGGGGGTTTCCTTTGTGGGGGCCAATCTCACGGGAGCGAACCTACAAGGGGCCAACCTCACGGGGGCTGATTTACGAGGGGCCTATCTCACGGGGGCCCAACTTGATGGGGCGACGCTGACCAATGCTAACTTGCGGGGAGCCTATGATGTCCCGAGTACGGTGGTAAGTGTGGATGAGTTACTCCGTTGGGGTAATGATGAGGCTCAACAGGGCAACTATCAAGGGGCTGTCAGTTTCTATACAGATGCTATTGTCGTCGATAATGAGTTTCCGTTAGCCTATCTCGGGCGGGCGGCAGCCTATAACCGGATGGGGGAAACTGAACGGGCTGTGGCAGATGCGGAACGGGCAGCAGAAATTTATTTTGTAGCCGGAAATCAGGAAGGTTACGAAACGGCGAAGTTTTTTGCCTCGGCAATTGTGGCGGAGGAAGAGGCGTTTCAAGAAGCCCGAGAACGCCAACGACGAGGGGATCTTGGGGGCAATATCCTCAATGTGATTACGGGAATTGGTAGTTTGTTGTTGCAGGGAGTTTTGCCATTTTAA